The window GTGTCGCCTATGCGCGTGGTGAACGTGTGCCTGAAGATACGCAAAAGATGATCTATTATTATGAATTAGCAGGGAAAAATGGCTATCCTCGTGCTTATAATATTTTAGGCAATCTGTATCGTAAAGATAACGAACGCGGCATTGAAAAAGACTTCCCTAAAGCACTTTATTATTTTGATTTAGGTGCGCAACAAAATGACAGTAATACGGCTCACCTCGCTGGTGACATGCTCTATTTTGGCCAAGGCATACCAAAAGATTATGTCCGAGCAGCGAAATATTATGACATTACAAGCCTAGAACAAGGCACCCACCATGCAATGGCAAAATACAAGCTTGCTTATATGTATTATAACGGCTGGGTCGGTAACAAGAGTAAAGAAGATATCCAAAAAGCCCATGATTACCTTAAACTTGGTGCTAAATACTTAGATGATGACTCAATCAAAGCCCTAAAAGAGTGGGACTTTAGTATGTTAAATCAATAAGTCATGACTCTAAGGCGCTAATTAACTTTAGCGCCTTCATCCGTCTACAATTATCATTTTACATCCACGCAAAATATCTTTTATAGCACCCACTTATAATATAACTAAAAAATTATTAGCTAATGATTTTTGATTATATTAATGAGATTTCCATACTAAATAAAAATTAGTCTTCCTCCTATCGTTAGATTATATTTTATTTGCGTCTGCACATCTGCAGATTTAAATAATCTATTAACAAGGAGTGTTTACTATGATTTCAATATTTAATAAAGACCATAAATCATTGGGAAGTATAAAAATTCAAGATATATATAAGGAGATAGACTATTCAACAATTTTATCAATTAGTAAAAAACCACCCCAAAATATCATTTACCTAGAAAAAACATATCAAAGCATTAGAGAGAATACAGAACAGAATAGTACAAGAATTCGTCATTTACTTAATAAAATTGATAATTTAAAACATAAATTTAAGACGACGGGTTCTGATGAATTGAATGAATTAAAAAACATAGAGTATAAACTTCACAAACAAGCCGAAAACCAAGAGAAAAATTTCGAAACGCTACAGTTTTTACACAGTAAACATACAAATAAGCAAGGCCATTATACGATTTCAGGAACTTCAGAGTCTATGAGTCTCAATAAATCCAATTTAATTGACCGATATGGAGCTGATTTATCGAGTTTACTGAATGATATTAACGGTCATTTTATTTTTCCTAATGAAATTTCACATCAAGAAAATCCTATTATTCTAAACGCCATAAGTTCAGAGCTTAACCAAATTAACACCAACCTAAATAATAGTTACAATTTATCCCAAAAATATCTGCATAAAGCCACTGAAAACATGCAGTCTAGGCTTAGACTTATGCAAAAAACATTTTATGCAGAAGAAGATATACATAATTTATACGCAAACGCTAAAGAAAGTAAAAATAACATAGAAAAACTGCTAAAAAAACTTAATAATGAAGGAGCAATGCACTCCTCTAGCAATAATACCATCAATAAATTAATAAAACACACGACAAAACTAAATACTCAATATGCGAAAATTCAATATTTACACCATAGTTTTGATAAAATCAAAAATTTTGAATACTTAGATGATGTTCATAATTACATTGAACAAGACAAAGGTTTCGACAGTAACTATCTTGAAAGCCATTTTCAAAAAAATAAAGAGTTTAAATTACTAACTGAGTTATCCAAATCCGCTGATAATTTAAAAAATTTAAAAATTGACGCTCAAAAAAAACTGGAAAATCATATATTACCCGTTGATAAGCTATTCACACATCACTCTGATAGACAGAAAGAATACCAGCAAGATATAGAAAATAAATTAGAAAAATTATTCAATAAGATTGAATTACGTATCAACATAGAAATAAAAAAAGAGGCGGGTTTATATTACGACCAATCCACATACTTGATCCACAGGGCTCAGCTAGAAAAAAACATACTGAATATAAAAGAAGATTTAGCAAGTTATATCATTAAAAATAGGATGTTAGTTCAGGAGAAAAAGACCCATGATAGCATTGACGAGTTAGCGACGCAGTTTTCTGATGAATTACTTAGGGCAAAAACTCTCCAAAAATTTATTAACTTAGAGTTTAATAATCATCTACAACAATTTTCTCAGCCAAATAAGGTAGGTTCTTACATTAATAACTTTGGTGAAAATAAAGATAATATCTACATGCTAGCCGTGGAAAAGAAGCTATTGAAAAATGAAATAAATAGTTTAATTTCTAACATTCGTATAAAGATCCCCTTAAAATCAGCGTCGTCTACGATTGATGAAAATACATATTACCAAACGGTTCAAGATAAAATGTATACATTATTAGGCTTAACTGACCAATTAGGGTCGTTAACAAAACTGTATAACTCAAAAGGGCATGCAGAAATAGTAGAATACATTAATGATATACATTCTTTAGAGAAACAAATTGCTCAGACAGAAAAAGAGATATCTCAATATATTTATACCCATTCGGAAAATAAAGATAAGAAATCAATTTCTTCAGAGATCACACCACTACTTATTGAATTAATTAACAAAAAAACAAAAGTAATGTCAATTGAAACCACGATTAACAAGGGATCAGATAAAATCAATCTCAACTTCGCTGATAGCGATGGAAATGATAAAGACCTAGAATCTCTATTATCGTCAATCATCGCAGAGTTTCCACAAGACACGATAACAAGTGATGTAAACCACCAACCATTGCATAGTAAATCAACGCCTATATTTGCACCATTACGCAACTAACACGTATTTTTATTACCGCCAGTTGCAGTTTGCTGTTATTTAAACCACCTATTTTACTAGGTGGTTTCTCTTATAACGGCGCTTGGCTGGCTTTGAATGGGATTCTGACCAACAATCCATTGAGTAATTTACTTTTTAATAATTGAGGCTCAGAACCATGATAGCTTGCAATATCTTTCACGAGCGCCAACCCAAGCCCTGCCCCTTCCTTCCCTAGCGCATTATTTAAACGCGTAAAGGCTTCCATAGAACGGTTAATTTTAGCATCAGGGATCCCAGGCCCCGAGTCCTCCACCTCCAAGACCCAATGAAGATGGTCGTCACTGCTAACCACACGGACGGTGACCACCCCATTTTCGGGTGTATATTTGATGGCATTATCAATTAGATTTGCACACATCTCTGCTAATAAAATCGGCTCGCCTTTGATCCATGCTGTTTCCGCGCCTTCATAACCTAAATCAATATTTTGGCTTTCAGCTTGGGGCAGACGAGTAAAACAAACTTGATGAACAATTTCTACCAAATTTATGGCTCGATACTGTGTAATCGCCTCTTTTTCATGAGCTTTTAATCGCGATAGCTGCAAGAGCCTATCCGTCAGGATAATCGTATTATCGAGCGTTTTTTCAATGGCTTGCAAACTCTGTTGCCGTTGGGTTTCGTCCGTACTATTAATCGCTACGGAAACTTGAGTTTTGAGAACAGTTAGTGGCGTTTTAAGTTGATGAGAAGCATCTGCACTGAATCGCTCTTGTCGCCTAACCATCCGCTTTAGGCGGGAAATATAACGATTTAATGCATCAATGAGTGGTGATAAATCAGACCACGGCAGTAAATCTGGCAATGGGGTTAAATCATTAGCAGAACGGCCTAGCATTAAATGGGACAATTTTTTCAACGGTGCCAGTAGCTTACTCAGTAGGATATAGGCAAGGGCCAAGGTTAATAATACCACCGTACCTTGGCTCATCAGGGCAGAGATTAACAATTGGTTAGCGAGATCTTGCCGTGAATAGACCGTTTCCGCCACTCGGATTTCAACCATTCCTGTTATCCCACCTTCGTTAATCGGTTGATAAAACGCAGCAATACGAATAGGAAGCCCCTTATACTGCGCATCATAAAAATAAACTAGCGCAGTATAGTGTTGTGAACGCATCCAATAAGGGGGAATTGGTGGTAAATCATCATAACCAGAGATGGTTTCACCATCAGGGGAGATCACTTGATAAAAAATTCGGTCATTATTATTTAATTCGAAACTATCAAGCACGACATAAGGCACGCTCACAGAGAGATGACCATCAACGACTTGCAAGCGTTCCGCGACGGTTCGTGCTGAAGCTAATAAGGTTCGGTCATAGGCTAAGTTTGCGGCATTTTTTGCACTGTAATAGTGGGTATAAACCGAGAAACTTCCCAACAAAATGAGCGGGATACCGAAAAAGAGCAGCAACTGATGAAAGAGAGAGCGTGGATGAGAGACTAATTTCATACACTACACTGCTCTAATCGGTATCCCAATCCGCGTAAGGTATTGATGTTAACGTCTGAACCGGCAAGCTTTTTTCTTACACGATGAACATATAACTCAATACTTTGTAAATTGGCTTCATCTGACAACGAAAAAACCTGTTCAAATAATTGCATTTTAGAAACAGGACGTCCTCGTCGATGAAATAAGGTGTTTAACACCGCATATTCTCTTGGTGTTAAGCCTAGAGGCTCTTCGCCTAATAGAAAATAGCCATCCTCATGGTAACTCAGTAACCCAAACTGTTGTGACTCATTGACTTTCCCTTGGCTGCGTCGCAATAAAGCGCGAAGGCGTGCTTCTAATTCCGCAATATCAAAAGGTTTCGTCAAGTAGTCATCAGCCCCTGCATTTAGCCCTTGCACACGGTCGGCTACGTCTGAATTCGCCGTTAATAACAAGACAGGGGTTTCTTGATGACGCTTGCGCATTTGCGCCAATACCTCAAGCCCACTCATTCTCGGAAGTGATACATCTAACACGACTAATTCATAGTGTTCGGTTTGTAATAGTTGGTCTGCTATCGCGCCATCACTGGCAACATCAACCGCAAACCCGGATGACGATAACGCTTTTTGTAACCATAATGACAATTCGTCATGGTCTTCAACCAATAAAATTCTCATTCCGCATACTCATTATAATTATTTATCAGTATACGTTGGCATTCCATTGGATGAATGGAAAGCAAATGTGACCATTTTTACTGTATCCATCACAACTATTATCAGTAAACACCATTAACGTGATTAAATTAACATTAAGTTAACATAACAAAAAAGCAAAAATACAAAACAATCTGATATATATCACATAAAAATAATAATATTTGTTAATGAAAGGTAAATGAAAGCTTCATAGGGCAATGATGTCATACGAATACAACAAGAAGTAAACAATTTTTACCTCTAATTATTGTCTTAGTAAGGAAAAAAGAATGAAAAAATTCACACTGAAGGCCTTAGCAACAGCAATATTTTTAGTTGGCATCAACCCTGCAAACGCCCTACCTGAACGTACAGAATGTATTGCCCCCGCCAAACCTGGAGGTGGTTTTGATTTAACTTGTAAGTTAGTACAAGTGTCTCTTCTTGAAACCAAAGAAATTGAAAAACCGATGCGAGTGACCTATATGCCTGGCGGTATTGGCGCGGTTGCTTATAACGCTATTGTTGCTCAGCGCCCTGCAGAACCCGGCACCATCGTCGCGTTCTCAGGAGGCTCATTACTCAACCTTGCACAAGGTAAATTTGGCCGCTATAACGAAAATGACGTGCGTTGGCTTGCCAGCGTTGGTAGTGACTACGGCATGATTGCGGTTCGTGCAGACTCCCCTTATAAAGACCTTAAAGATTTAATGGATACCTTCAAGAAAGACCCTAACAGCATCGTGTTTGGTGCGGGAGGATCTATTGGTAGCCAAGATTGGATGAAAACCGCTTTACTCGCAAAAGCGATAGACATTGACCCTCGCAAAATGCGTTATGTGGCTTTTGAGGGCGGTGGTGAAACCTTAACCGCGCTACTGGGCAACCATATTCAAGTACTTTCAGGGGATATCAGCGAAATGACCCCATATATCAATGAAGGTAAAATTCGTATTCTTGCCGTCTATGCAGACAAACGCCTTGGTGATGGGTTATCCGATATCCCTACAGCAAAAGAACAAGGGTATGACATTGTCTGGCCAATCATTCGCGGTTTCTATATGGGCCCCAAAGTGTCTGATGCCGATTATAACCAATGGGTTGAAGCCTTCCAAAAACTGCAACAAACCGACGAATTCAAAAAACAACGCGAACTCCGTGGTTTATTTGAATACAACTTAACCGGGCAAGAACTCGATAGCTATGTCAAAAAAGAAATTGAGCAGTATCGTGAACAAGCCCGCGCTTTCGGTTTAGCTAAATAACGGAGTGAACGATGAGCCAACGCATATTTGCCATAGTTTGGCTAATACTGTGTGCTATCGGAATTTATATTGGTTGGGGGATCCAAAGTGAGTTTACCTATGAACCACTGGGCCCCCGCCCTTTTCCGGTTGTCATACTCTCCTTAATGGCCCTTTGTGCTCTTGCCTTATTATTTGGCAAGCAAGAAGCCGTTGAGTGGCCAAAACCCTATGTATTACGTCGTCTAGTTTTATTAGTCATTGCACTTGTTATCTATGCATGGGCTTTTGAATGGTTAGGGTTTCCAATTGCAACCAGTTTAGTCACCATCAGTATCGCCCTGCTATTTGGTGCGACACCTATTGCCGCGATTATTTCGGGTCCGGTCTTAGGTATCTTTTTGTTCTATGCCTTTGATAAATGGCTAGATGTTACCTTGCCTATTGGCAGCCTGCTAAGTTAAGGAGCGAAGTCATGGAAACTTGGATGTACCTATCGCAAGGTTTTGAGGTCGCTCTGGTTCCTCAAAATATCTTGATCGCCTTAATTGGCTGTTTTATCGGAACAATCGTGGGCATGCTTCCCGGCCTCGGCCCTATCAATGGCGTGGCAATTTTACTGCCGTTGGCTTTTGCGCTTAAATTACCGGCTGAGTCTGCATTAATCTTACTCGCCACGGTTTATTTAGGCTGTGAATATGGAGGACGCATATCATCAATCTTACTTAATGTCCCCGGCGATGCCGCAGCAATCATGACCACGCTAGATGGTTATCCTATGGCAAAACAGGGAAAAGGTGGCGTTGCGCTCTCTATTTCCGCGGTCAGTTCATTTATTGGTTCAACGATTGCAATTGTAGGGATAATTCTATTCGCTCCTTTGCTTGCTCAATGGTCACTCGCCTTTGGTCCTGCCGAATATTTCGCCTTAATGGTTTTTGCCATTGCCTGCTTAGGTAGCATGATGAGCCAAAACCCAATTAAATCACTACTGGCTGCACTAATTGGTCTATCACTTGCCACTGTGGGGGTGGATGCCAACTCTGGGGAATATCGTTTTACGTTTGATAGCGTACATTTATCAGATGGCGTACAGTTTATCGTCGTGGTTATTGGTTTGTTCTCTGTCAGCGAAATTTTATTGATGCTCGAAGGTACCGCGACAGGCCAAGGGCTGATCCGCAAAACAGGCCGAATGCTATTCAATCGCAAAGAAGCTAAAGCGTGTGCAGGTCCAGCTTTACGCTCCTCTTTTATCGGTTTCTTTGTTGGCGTTTTACCGGGAGCCGGTGCCACCATCGCCAGTGCTATCACCTACATGACTGAAAAGAAAATTAGTGGTGAAAAAGGGGATTTTGGTAATGGCGATGTGCGTGGTGTTGCCGCACCAGAAGCGGCCAATAATGCCTCTGCATGTGGCTCATTTATCCCAATGTTAACCCTTGGTGTGCCGGGTTCAGGAACCACAGCGGTAATGATGGGGGCGCTAACGCTCTATAATATCACCCCAGGCCCAGGGATGTTTACTGAGCAACCTGATATTGTTTGGGGGTTAATTGCGGCTCTGTTGATTGCTAACGTGGTTCTGCTCATCATGAATATTCCATTAATTGGCCTATTCACACGAATGCTAACAGTTCCATTATGGTTTTTAGTCCCTGCTATTGCTTGCATTTCTGCTGTAGGGGTATATGCCGTTCATAGTACAACGTTTGATTTGTTACTCATGATGGGGCTAGGTGTATTTGGGTTTATTCTACGAAAAATGAACTTCCCACTTTCTCCATTAATTTTAGGGTTTGTACTCGGTGAAATGTTAGAACAAAACTTACGCCGTTCACTGTCCATTAGTAATGGTAATTTCGATATTCTTTGGAGCAGTACGATTTCTCAAAGCTTATTAACACTTGCGGTATTAGTGCTAATTCTACCACCGATTGTAAAGCGTATTCGTAAACGTAAACATTCCGCGGTTTCATCATAATTAAGTGTTCATACAATCTCTGTAAAACTTTGCCCCAGTGAATTTGGGGCAAAGCTTTATTTAATCAACCATTTGTTTAA is drawn from Providencia huaxiensis and contains these coding sequences:
- a CDS encoding sensor histidine kinase, which encodes MKLVSHPRSLFHQLLLFFGIPLILLGSFSVYTHYYSAKNAANLAYDRTLLASARTVAERLQVVDGHLSVSVPYVVLDSFELNNNDRIFYQVISPDGETISGYDDLPPIPPYWMRSQHYTALVYFYDAQYKGLPIRIAAFYQPINEGGITGMVEIRVAETVYSRQDLANQLLISALMSQGTVVLLTLALAYILLSKLLAPLKKLSHLMLGRSANDLTPLPDLLPWSDLSPLIDALNRYISRLKRMVRRQERFSADASHQLKTPLTVLKTQVSVAINSTDETQRQQSLQAIEKTLDNTIILTDRLLQLSRLKAHEKEAITQYRAINLVEIVHQVCFTRLPQAESQNIDLGYEGAETAWIKGEPILLAEMCANLIDNAIKYTPENGVVTVRVVSSDDHLHWVLEVEDSGPGIPDAKINRSMEAFTRLNNALGKEGAGLGLALVKDIASYHGSEPQLLKSKLLNGLLVRIPFKASQAPL
- the tctD gene encoding transcriptional regulator TctD, producing MRILLVEDHDELSLWLQKALSSSGFAVDVASDGAIADQLLQTEHYELVVLDVSLPRMSGLEVLAQMRKRHQETPVLLLTANSDVADRVQGLNAGADDYLTKPFDIAELEARLRALLRRSQGKVNESQQFGLLSYHEDGYFLLGEEPLGLTPREYAVLNTLFHRRGRPVSKMQLFEQVFSLSDEANLQSIELYVHRVRKKLAGSDVNINTLRGLGYRLEQCSV
- a CDS encoding Bug family tripartite tricarboxylate transporter substrate binding protein, producing MKKFTLKALATAIFLVGINPANALPERTECIAPAKPGGGFDLTCKLVQVSLLETKEIEKPMRVTYMPGGIGAVAYNAIVAQRPAEPGTIVAFSGGSLLNLAQGKFGRYNENDVRWLASVGSDYGMIAVRADSPYKDLKDLMDTFKKDPNSIVFGAGGSIGSQDWMKTALLAKAIDIDPRKMRYVAFEGGGETLTALLGNHIQVLSGDISEMTPYINEGKIRILAVYADKRLGDGLSDIPTAKEQGYDIVWPIIRGFYMGPKVSDADYNQWVEAFQKLQQTDEFKKQRELRGLFEYNLTGQELDSYVKKEIEQYREQARAFGLAK
- a CDS encoding tripartite tricarboxylate transporter TctB family protein, whose amino-acid sequence is MSQRIFAIVWLILCAIGIYIGWGIQSEFTYEPLGPRPFPVVILSLMALCALALLFGKQEAVEWPKPYVLRRLVLLVIALVIYAWAFEWLGFPIATSLVTISIALLFGATPIAAIISGPVLGIFLFYAFDKWLDVTLPIGSLLS
- a CDS encoding tripartite tricarboxylate transporter permease: METWMYLSQGFEVALVPQNILIALIGCFIGTIVGMLPGLGPINGVAILLPLAFALKLPAESALILLATVYLGCEYGGRISSILLNVPGDAAAIMTTLDGYPMAKQGKGGVALSISAVSSFIGSTIAIVGIILFAPLLAQWSLAFGPAEYFALMVFAIACLGSMMSQNPIKSLLAALIGLSLATVGVDANSGEYRFTFDSVHLSDGVQFIVVVIGLFSVSEILLMLEGTATGQGLIRKTGRMLFNRKEAKACAGPALRSSFIGFFVGVLPGAGATIASAITYMTEKKISGEKGDFGNGDVRGVAAPEAANNASACGSFIPMLTLGVPGSGTTAVMMGALTLYNITPGPGMFTEQPDIVWGLIAALLIANVVLLIMNIPLIGLFTRMLTVPLWFLVPAIACISAVGVYAVHSTTFDLLLMMGLGVFGFILRKMNFPLSPLILGFVLGEMLEQNLRRSLSISNGNFDILWSSTISQSLLTLAVLVLILPPIVKRIRKRKHSAVSS